A window of Syntrophales bacterium genomic DNA:
CGGTGGTGGGTGCCGGCTACTGGGGCAAGAATCTGGTTCGGAACTTCCACCAACTTGGTGCGCTCGCGGCGGTCTGTGACGGAAGTGCCGCCGTCCGGGAACAGGTAAAGAAGGACTACCCGGAGTCGGCCGTCACGGACGATCTGAAGAACGTTCTGAAGAATGCGAAGATCCAGGCCGTGGTTCTTGCTACGCCGGCGGTGACCCATTTCCGGCTGGCCGAGCAGGCCCTCCGGGCGGGAAAGCACGTCTTTGTGGAGAAGCCCCTGTCCCTGACCTACGGAGACGGTGAAAAACTGGTTCGTCTCGCCGAAGAAATGAAGCGGACCCTCTTCGTCGGCCACATTCTCCAGTACCATCCGGCGGTTATACGGCTCAAGGAAATGGTCCGGCAGGGGCAGGTGGGGCGCCTTCGCTACATCTATTCCCGACGCCTCTCCCTGGGGAAGATCCGGAGGGAGGAGAATATCCTCTGGTCCTTCGCGCCCCACGACATCTCCGTTATCCTCAGTCTCGTGGGGGAGGATCCCTCGTATGTCGATTCCGTGGGTAGCAACTTCCTTCACGCCCGGATCGCCGACGTGACCATGACGAACCTGAAGTTTCCCTCCGGCGTCGGCGCCCATATATTCGTGAGCTGGCTGAACCCCTTCAAGGAGCAGCGCCTCGTCGTTGTGGGAAGCGAAGGCATGTTGGTCTTCGATGATACCCAGCCCGTGGAGACGAAACTGGTGCATTACGCCCACAGAATCCAGTGGCGGAACAACCTGCCGGTTCCCGAGAAGGGCGAAGGGAATCCTGTGGATCTGAAGGACGTCTGGGAGGAGCCGCTCCGGGCCGAGTGCCGGGCCTTTCTGGAGGCCGTCCGGACGGGGAAGGAACCTGTCACGAACGGTGCGGAAGGGCTGAGGGTGCTCAGGATCCTGGAAATGAGCCAGCGCTCCTTGGAGGCGAAGGAAACGGGGACCGTCGACCGGGTTGCCGAAGAAGCGGAGGAGAAGCCGTATTTTGTTCATGAAACGGCTATTGCGGAGCCCGGTGCCGTCATCGGCAAGGGGACAAAAATCTGGCATTTCTCAAAAATTCAGGCCGGTGCGTCGATCGGTGAAGGCTGCAACATCGGCCAGAACGTCGTTGTCGGGCCGGGCGCCGTCGTCGGCAATCGCTGCAAGATCCAGAACAACATCAGCGTATACACGGGAGTGACGCTGGAGGACGGGGTCTTCTGCGGCCCTTCCATGGTCTTCACGAACGTATACAATCCCCGGGCCGAGATCCCCCGGATGAACGAGGCCAGAACGACCCTGGTGAAGCGGGGTGCCACCATCGGGGCCAACGCCACCATCGTCTGCGGCCACACCATTGGCCGGTACGCCTTTGTCGGTGCCGGGGCGGTGGTGACGAAGGACGTGCCGGATCACGCCCTGGTCGTTGGGAACCCGGCCAGGCGGATCGGCTGGATGTGCCGGTGTGGCGAGCGGCTGAATGCACGCCGCGTCTGTACGGTTTGCGGAGAGAAGTGGACCGGTAAAAATGGCGAATGATCTGTACGATTCCTCCGAATTGAGTTGTCCGGGAAAAGAATGATCGATCCTTCCACGAATGCGTCTCCTGCGGTTCCGGCGGTCATGAGGCAACGGCAGACCGTCATCAGGCCCAGGACGGGCTGGTTCGATCTCCGTCTCGCCGAGCTCTGGA
This region includes:
- a CDS encoding Gfo/Idh/MocA family oxidoreductase translates to MTAAPVRKGAKKTAEAIRVAVVGAGYWGKNLVRNFHQLGALAAVCDGSAAVREQVKKDYPESAVTDDLKNVLKNAKIQAVVLATPAVTHFRLAEQALRAGKHVFVEKPLSLTYGDGEKLVRLAEEMKRTLFVGHILQYHPAVIRLKEMVRQGQVGRLRYIYSRRLSLGKIRREENILWSFAPHDISVILSLVGEDPSYVDSVGSNFLHARIADVTMTNLKFPSGVGAHIFVSWLNPFKEQRLVVVGSEGMLVFDDTQPVETKLVHYAHRIQWRNNLPVPEKGEGNPVDLKDVWEEPLRAECRAFLEAVRTGKEPVTNGAEGLRVLRILEMSQRSLEAKETGTVDRVAEEAEEKPYFVHETAIAEPGAVIGKGTKIWHFSKIQAGASIGEGCNIGQNVVVGPGAVVGNRCKIQNNISVYTGVTLEDGVFCGPSMVFTNVYNPRAEIPRMNEARTTLVKRGATIGANATIVCGHTIGRYAFVGAGAVVTKDVPDHALVVGNPARRIGWMCRCGERLNARRVCTVCGEKWTGKNGE